The following nucleotide sequence is from Myxococcus guangdongensis.
GGTGGGCATCGTCACGGGTCTGGCGTGGACGGAACTGGGCGGTGAAATCCTCACCACCGAGGCCACCGTGATGCCGGGCAAGGGCAAGCTCATCATCACCGGCAAGCTGGGTGAGGTGATGCAGGAGTCCGCGCAGGCGGCCATGTCGTACGTACGCAGCCGGGCCGACCGCTTCGGCATCGACCGCAAGGTGTTCGAGAACTACGACATCCACGTGCACCTGCCCGAGGGCGCGATTCCCAAGGACGGCCCCTCCGCGGGCGTCACCATCTGCACGGCGCTGGTGAGCGCGCTCACGCGCGTGCTCATCCGTCGCGACGTGGCGATGACGGGTGAAATCACGCTGCGTGGGCGGGTGCTGCCCATCGGCGGCCTGAAGGAGAAGACGCTGGCCGCGCACCGCGCGGGCATCAAGACGGTCCTCATCCCGAAGGCGAACAAGAAGGACCTGAAGGACATCCCGCTGAAGATTCGCAAGCAGCTGCGCATCGTCCCGGTGGAGTTCGTGGACGACGTGCTGCGCGAGGCGCTGGTGCTGGAGAAGCCCGAGGAGTTCGGCCGCGGCAAGCCCGTCTCCGATGGGCTCAAGAGCCCCTCGGCCTCCGACGCCCCGTCGGCGCCGGCCTCGGCTCCGGTGTAGCGAGTCGGGGGTGACAGGGGAGGGCTTCGGCCCTCCTTGAAGTGCTCGAAGCCAGGACGTCCGTCGACCCACGAGGTCGCCGGGCTCCTGGCTTCTCTCTTTTCTGGCGGGCAGACGGGGCGTCTGGCTTCTGTTGCCGGGCGTCCCTGGCTTCGGGGTACAACGGGGCCCGGTGGCTCCTCGCGCTCGACTCGCCTGGTGGTGTCTGTTGCTGGCCTGGGTGACCGGGGCCTGCGGGCCGTGCGGCTTCCAGCCGGAGTCGGGCGTCAAGGTGGTGGTGCCCGCGATGCCCACCACGCTGGATTGGAGCCATTCGGACCCGGAGAGCTGGGCGAACTACCCGGTGATGCTGGCGACGCAGAAGGGGCTGACGCTGCTGGGCGCGGACCACTCGGTGCGGCCGGGGTTGGCGGAGCGGTGGGAACGCGCTCGCGACGAGAAGGGCCGCGAGGTCTACGTCTTCCACCTGCGGGGGGATGTGCGGTGGTCGGATGGCGCTCCGCTCGTGGCCCGAGACTTCGTCGTGGGGTGGCGGCGCGCGCTGCGGGGACGTGAGCGCGGGGAGATGGCGGACCTGGAGGGTGCGTCGGAGGTGCTGGCGCTGCAGGACCGCATGGCGCCCGAGGCGGACATCCGCGCGGCGCTGGAGCACGTGGGCGTGGAGGCGGTGGACACGCGGACGCTCCGGGTGACGCTGGCGCATCCGCGCAGCTACTTCCTGGCCCGCATCGCGAACGTCTACATCTTCTACCCGGCGCCCTCGGCGGATTTGGAGGGGCGCTCGGATGAGGAGGTCCGTGACTATTTCGACCGGCCTCGTGATGGTCGGCCGCTGGCCTTGGGGCCGTATCGCGTGGAGAGCTGGGACCGGGCGGGGGAGCGGGTGCGGTTGGTCTACAACCCGCGCTCGGCATTTCCTCCGCCCATGGCTCCGGGCGAGGTGCCCGTGCCCGTCATCACGTTGATGAAGTCGGAGATTGGTCCCGCGCTGTATGAGCGGGACCGGGTGGACTTCGTCTTCGTGGACAGCGCCGCGGCGCTGCGTGTGAAGCGTCCCGAGGACCTCCAGCGCGAGCCGCTGTTGTCGACGTACTACCTGGCGTTCAACACGGAGCGCGCGCCGTTGGACAGGCCCGAGGTCCGTCGCGCGCTGTCACGGGCGTTGGACCGTGAGGCGTTGATGGCGGGGTTGCTGCCGGCCGCGCGGCCGTCTCATGTGTTGCTGCCTCCGGAGCTGCCGGGGGCGGCGTCGGCCGAGGAGGCGCTGCGGCTGCCGCACTACGAGCCCGAGCGCGCGAAGGCGGACCTGGCGTCGGTGGTCGGGATGGAGCGGCCGTTGAGGCTGGTGTACCGCTCGGGGGACAACTTCGTGCCGGAGGTGGCGATCGCCGAGCGCGTGGCGGCGCAGCTGGCCCGGGTGGGCGTGAAGGTGGAGCTGGAGGCGCGCTCCGACTTCACGGCGGAGATTTCGCGGCGCACGGCGCAGGGGCCTCGCGCGTATGACTTGTACCTGCGCCGGTTGGGCGGGGACTACGCGCACCCGAACACGTTCTTCACGCTCTTCGAGCGCTCGGGCAATCACCAGACGGGCTGGGAGACGCAGGGCGGTGGCGAGCCCATGGCGCGCTTCGAGCGACTGCTGGAGGCCGGGGACGGCGAGGCGGACGAGGCGCGCGCGCGGACGATGTACGTGCAGGCGCAGGAGGTGCTGGTGGGGGAGCAGGCGGTGATTGCGCCGCTGTACCACCCGGACCGCTACTTCCGAGCGCGCGACACGTTGCGCGGCCTGGATGTGGACCCGTTCAACTTCCTGGCACTGCGCACGCTGCGCAGGGCCGCGCCGCCGGTGGCGCCCACCGAGGTGGCGCGATGATGGCCGTGGTCCAGAAGCTCGCGCGGCAGTTGGTGCTGGTGCCCGTGGTCGCGGTGGCCTCTTACTTCCTCATGGCCATGTTGCCGCTCACCACGGAGAGCGACGCCAAGCGGCAGGCCTCCCCGGAGCTGATGGCGTCGTATCGACGGGACCTCGGCCTCGGTGAGCCGCTCGGCTTCCTGCGTCCCTGGGAGAAGCTGTGGCGCGGTGAGCGGCTGGGCACGAGCGCGCAGGGCATCACCGGCGACGAGCTGGCGCGCAAGCTGTCGGGCAGCGTGGGCGTGGGGTTGCTCGCGCTTCCCCTGGCCCTGACGTGGGCGCTGGGCTTCGCGCTGGTGCGCACGCGCTGGCGGCGAGGTCGGTGGTCCGCGCTGGGGGACGTCGTGCCGGCGCTGGCCTTCGGTACGCCCGTGTTCATCCCCGCGCTGTTGCTCGCGCCCGCGGTGGTGGAGCGTGGGCACATGCTGCCGGAGCTGTGCGCGGCGCTCGTCACGTCCATCTGGCCGGGCATCTTCCTGGGCACGCTGGTGGGGGACTCGCTGGAGACGGAGCTGTCGCGCGACTATGTGCGCACCGCGCTGGGCAAGGGGCTGTCGCAGGGCACGGTGCTGCGTCGCCATGTGCTTCCGAACGTGCTGCCCGCGCTGCTCGATGCCGTGGGGCCGGTGGCCACGGCGCTGCTCGCCGGCTCGTTCGCGGCCGAGCGCGTGCTGGGGCTGCCTTACTTCGGACAGCTCTACGTGCTCGCGGTGCTCAACAAGCAGGTCGCCGTCGTCGTGGTGGCGACCACCACGTTCGCCTCGCTGCTCGTCGTCGTGAGCCTCGCGGTGGAGGTGGCCCGCTACGTCGTGGACCCGCGCTCGCGTGAGGCCCGCGCATGAGCCTCCCTTCGAGGATGCATCCCGCGGACTGTCTCGGCATCGCGCCGTGCGACCTGGCCGACGTGCTCTGTGTCGCGGCGGTGAAGTGTCCTCGTGAGGCCCGCGCATGAGCCGCATCCCCGCGCGTGCCCGCTTCGGACTCGTGCTCCTCGTCGGGCTCGGTGTCCTCAGTCTCGTCGCCGGGCGGCTGTTCCCGGACGTGCTCGCGAACACGTGCCCGTTGGGTGTGGACCCGACGCGTCCGGACCGTACCGTGTGCGAGCTGGCCTTCGGTGGCCTCTGGGTCTCCCTCGCCGTGGGCCTGTGCGCTGGAGGGCTCTCCACGCTCATCGGCCTCGTCGTCGCCGCGGTGGCGCGGCTCGCGGGTGGTGCGTGGGAGCAGGCCCTGCTTCGCGGCGTGGACGCGGTCTTCGCCCTGCCCGATGTGCTCGTGGTGATGGTGCTCCAGCTCGCCGGCCAGTCGCTCGCGGACGCGGGGCTCGGCGGTGGACTGGGGCCCTTCGGGTTGATGGTGATGTCGCTCGCGCTGGTCGGGTGGGCCGGGCCCGCGCGCATGTTCCGCAACCGGCTGGCCACGCTCGAGGGGCAGGAGTACGTTGCCGCGGCGCGCGCGCTCGGCGGTGGCGGCACCCATGTCCTGCGCGTCCACTTGTGGCCCGCGCTCAGGCCCTTCGCGCTCGCCGTGTTCCTGAGCCGACTGCCCACCGCCATCCTCACCGAGTCCACCGTCAGCTTCTTCGGCATCGCTCGCATGGAGCCGATGTCCCTGGGCCGCTACCTGGGCACCAGCTACGCCGCGCTCATCTACGAGGGCGGCGCGCGCGTGGTGCTCCCCGCGTGGGCGCTGTTGGTGATGCTGGTGCTCGGCGCGTCGCTCGCCTCCCAGGCGCTCTCGGCGGGCCCTCGCAAGGCCTCCTGAGGAGCAGGCGCCGTGGGCGTGTCCGCTTGGAATTCCCACCGAGGAAATGTGGGTTCCCATCACACGGAAACCTTTTGCCCAACCGGTGCCCTCATGTCCCTGCCCACCACTGAAGAGTTGATCCCCGTGCTCGGCCCCGACGCGAAGGAGCGCACTGAGCGCAGTGACGAGTTGAAGGTGGAGCCCGTGCGCAGCGCGGTGCTCGTCGTGGAGGACGACCCGTCCCACCGCGAAATCCTCGTGGAGATGCTGGCCGGTTGGGGCTACGAGCCCCTGCCCGTGGGCAGCGCCGAGGAGGCGGAGTTCGCCGTGCGCAACAAGCGCATGGACGCCGCCATCGTCGACGTGTTCCTGCCTGGCCGCAGCGGTGCCACGCTGATGTCACGGCTTCGCGAGCGCTTCCCTCAGGCCGTGCTCATCGGCGTGAGCGCGATGAGCGACTCGGCCATGGCGCGCAAGTGCAAGGGCCTGGGCGCGGACCTGTTCATCGGCAAGCCGCTCAACCCCGAGCGCCTGTCCGAGGCGCTCCAGTCGAAGCACACCAGCTGGCACTGAACCGAGGGCGCAGCGGGGCGCCCGGCACCCGTCTTCCCAGGGCGGTTGCCGGTTGCGCCGCTCGCTCGAACGGTTGATGCTCGTCTCGTGAAGAACCTCGCTCCCGGCTTCCTGCTGGCCATGCCTCAGCTCGGGGACCCGAACTTCTACCGCTCGGTCGTCTTGATGATCGAGCACGGGGAGTCCGGCTCCATGGGGCTCGTCGTCAACCGGGGCGCGCCCTTGACGCTGGGCGAGCTGGCCCGTGGTCAGAAGCTCGACATCCACGCGGACCGCTCCAGCCACCCCGTGTACCTGGGCGGCCCGGTGGAGCCCCAGCGTGGCTTCGTGCTGCACGACGATGGTGGGGTGCTGGAGAAGCACTCCGTGCTGCCGGGCCTGTTCCTCAGCGTGACGCTGGACGCGCTGGGCCCGCTGTTGGAGCGCAGCGCGCCCCGGCTTCGCTTCTGCCTGGGGTATGCGGGCTGGGGTCCCAAGCAGTTGGAGAGTGAAATCGCCGCCGGCTCGTGGCTCTTCACGGAGGCCTCGAGCGAGGCGGTGCTGGGCCTGGAGCCTGGCAAGTTGTGGGAGACCACGTTGCGTGGCATGGGCGTGGACCCGGCCATGCTGGTGATGGGAAGGGGAATGAACTGATGCTCGACGCAGAATTCGTCCGCAGCCGCATCCTGGAGGCCCTGCCGGGCTCCGAGGTGGAGGTCCATGACACCACCGGGACGGGGGACCATTTCGAGGCCCGCGTCGTCAGCGCGGACTTCGCCGGCAAGATGATGGTGCAGCAGCACCAGCTCGTGTATGCGCCGCTCCAGCAGTGGCTCAAGTCGGGCGAGCTGCATGCGCTCGCACTCAAGACCTATTCACCCGAGCAGTGGAAGAAGCTCGGGAACCGCTAAGGAGACACCCCCATGAACCCCGACCTCAAGGCCCGGTTCGACAGCATCACGCAGTCGCACCCCATCGTCCTCTTCATGAAGGGCAACGCCCTGTTCCCCCAGTGCGGCTTCTCCGCGCGGGCGCTGCAGATCCTGCAGCCCCACGGTGAGGTCTTCACGGTGGACGTGCTGGCGGACCCCGAGGTGCGCCAGGGCATCAAGGACTACACGAACTGGCCCACCATTCCGCAGATCTTCATCAAGGGGCAGTTCGTCGGCGGCGTCGACATCCTGACCGGGCTGGCCGAGAGCGGCGAGCTGGCGGACCTGGTCGCGGGCAAGTCCCCGGCCTGAGCCGGGTGCCTCGGGGGGAGGGGAGACCCGCTCCCCTCGAAGGGGCTAGAATGGGAGGCCGCTACCGCGAGGAAACACCGTGGTCACCGCTACTCCGCCCAACACCTCCCAGAAGAACGAAGAGACCTCCGAGCCGTCGGGTGCCCCGGCGCCGGAGGCAGTCGTCCCCGCCAACGTCGTCGTGACGGAGGCCGCCCCGGGTGTCGTCGTGCCCGTCGCGGTGGACCCCGATGACCTGGTGGACACGGCGAAGACGCCCACGCTGATGGAGAAGGTGCAGGCGTTCCGTACGCGGCACGAGAAGTGGGAGATGGCCGCGTTCTTCTTCGGCGGCTTCCTCTACGACATCATCTCGCTCAGCCGCATCGACGACACGCTGACGCTGGTGCAGAGCTTCGCGTACCTGCTCGTCCTGGCGACGCTGCTGCTGCTCGAGCAGCGCTACCCGGAGGGGGTGGAGCCGCCGAAGCTCCTGGAGAAGGTGTGGCGTTGGCGCGAGGACGCCATCCACTTCTTCTTCGGCAGCCTGCTCAGCGTCTTCATGCTGCTCTTGTTCAAGAGCACGTCGGGCTTCACGCCCTACCTCTTCGTCATCGGCATGTTCGCGCTGCTGGTGGCCAACGAGCTGCCGCTGTTCCGCAAGATGGGCCCGGTGGTGCGCGTCTCGCTGCTGAGCCTGTGCGTGACGATGTACTTCGCGTGCCTGTTGCCGGTGGTCATCGGGCGCATCGGCTTCTGGGTGTTCCTGCTGGCGATGGCGCTGGGCTGCGCGAGCATGTACGGGCTGATGCGGCTGATGGCGCGCTGGCGTCCGGACATGCACTATCTGGTGCGCAACGTCGCGGTGCCGGGCTTCGGTGTGCAGGTGGCGCTGCTGGCCTGCTACCTGGTGGGCATCATCCCGCCCATCCCGCTCGCGGTGCAGTACTCGGGCATCTTCCACGACGTGAAGCGCGTCAGCCCGGGCGTGTACCAGCTGACGTCAGTGGATGACTCGGTCTGGTTCAAGCCGTGGACGTGGTTCGGTCCGGACTTCGTCATCCGGCCCGGCGACAAGCCGTACTATTTCTTCCGCATCTTCGCGCCGAAGAACTTCGCGCCCTACAAGGTGCGGGTGCGCTGGTTCTACGACCACCCGGAGAAGGGGTGGACGACGAACGGCAGCGGCTTCGTCGCCAACGTCAGCAGCAACGGGACGGATGGCGGCTATCGCTACTACGCGACGACGTCCAACCTGAAGCCGGGCAACTGGCGGGTGGTGTTGGAGACGGAGGACGGGCACGAGATCAACCGCCTGTCCTTCACCGCGGGGGCGGACACCCGCACCGAGCCTCGTGAACTGGAGGTGAAGTACTCCACGCTCAAGGAGCTCCTCCCGCTGTCGACCGAGGAGTGGGAGAAGACGCGGAAGACGCCGGCCGCGCCCGCGGGTGGGTCGGTGCCCGGGACGGCGCCGGCTCCGGCCGATGAGGTTGCCCCGCAGGTGGCTCCCGCTCCGACGCCTTGATGCGTGTGTCCGGGGGCCTCGCTCGCGGCGAGGCTCCCGATGCGCTCGGCAGACGGAGACGGGCCCTCGGGTGGACCTGTCACATCGCTCCGTGTCCGGCCCTTCGAAGGGGCTGCCTACATACCTGACATATCGCTGTCACGCCCGGTCGTCATGGTGCGTCTCACGAAGCCGCCGAGCTGTGCCGGACTCGCGAGGACCCACGCCCCATGCTCCCCATTCCCCTGATGTTCCTTCCGTTTCCCTTCGTGCCCGTGGACGGGCAGCGCGCGAAGGCGCAGGGGCCGAACGAGGAGGGTGCTCGTCCCCGGCTGGTGGCGGTTCCTCGCGGCGCTGTGGAAGAGTTAATGTCGTCGCGCCGTGAGTCTCCGCCTGCCTCGCAGGGCTCGGCGCTTCGTGCTGCCGGGGAGGAAGCCGTGCCGTCGCGCCGCAAGTCACCATCTGCCTCGGCGGGCTCGGCGCCTCCTGGTGCTGTGGAACAGTCCGTGTCGTCGCGCCGCGAGTCACGGTCTGCCTCGCGCGGCTCGGCGCCTCGAGACGCTGTGGAGGAAGCCGTGTCGTCGCGCCGCAAGTCACCATCTGCCTCGGCGGGCTCGGCGCCTCATGCTGCCGTGGAGGAGTCCGTGCCTTCGCGCCGCCGCGAGTCACGGTCTGCCTCGCGCGGCTCGACGCCTCGGGACGCTGTGGAGGATGCCGTGCCGTCGCGACGCAAGCAGCCGTCGGCCTCGCAGAACTCGGCGCCTCGTGCTGCCGGGAAGGAGTCCGTGCCGTCGCGACGTAAGCAGCCGTCCTCCTCGCGCGCTTTGACTCCTCGTGATGCGGTGCCGTCACCGCGCAAGCGTTCCTCCCCCACGCTGCGGAGCGCTGAGAAGTCGGTGCTGGCATCCGTGCTGACGACGCGCGAGCTGAACCGGGCATTGCTCGCGCGCCAGTTCCTGCTGCGACGGACCCGTGAGTCCGTGCTCCATGTTCTCGAGCATCTGGTGGGACTCCAGGCCCAGGCCGGCAATGCGCCCTATCTGGGCCTGTGGACGCGGATGGAGGACTTCCAGCTCGCGGACCTCACCCGGCGCTACGAGCAACGGGAGGTGGTGCGGGCGACGCTGCTGCGCTCCACGCAGCACCTGGTCACCGCGCGGGACTACCAGTCGCTGCGCCCCGCGCTCCAGCCCGTGTTGGACCGGATGTTCAGCCACAGCGCCTATCCGCGAGAGCTCGCGGGGCTGGACATGGACGCGCTGCTCGCCGAGGGACGCCAGCTCCTCTCGCGTGAGCCCCTGAGCTCGGTGGAGTTGGGGCGGCGACTCCAGGCTCGCTGGCCGGAGCGGGATGCCCAGTCCCTGGCGTTCGTGGTGCGTGTCGCCGAGTCACTCGTCACGGTGCCTCCGTTCGGCACCTGGGGCGTGGGCGGGGAGGTGGAGTTCACTCCGTCGGAGTCGTGGCTCGGTGCACCCTTGCAGCCCGCGCTCGCGCTGGAGTCACTGGTGCGGCGCTACCTGGGCGCCTTCGGTCCCGCGAGTGTGAAAGACATGCAGCACTGGTCCGGCTTCGTGCGACTGGGCGAAGTCTTCGAGCGGATGCGCGCCGAGCTGCGCGTGTTCCGCGACGAGCAGGGCGTCGAGCTGTTCGACCTGCCCGACGCTCCCCGGCCCGACGGTGACACGCCGGTGCCCGTGCGCTTCGTGCCCGAGTTCGACAACCTGCTGCTGTCCCACTCGGACCGCGCGCGCATCATCTCCGAGCCGCATCGCAAGCGCGTCTTCACCGTCAACGGCATCATCCGTCCGACGGTGCTCATGGACGGCTTCGTGCGCGGCATGTGGAAGCTGAAGTGGGAGAAGACGCGCGTCACGCTGCACGTCTCGCCCTTCGCGCGACTGTCCGGTGGCGACCGCGAGGCGCTGACTCAAGAGGGGCTGCGTCTGCTCGCCTTCGCGGCGGCGGATGCCTCGACCCACGACGTGCGCTTCGCTCCGGTGTCCTGAACGCGTCAACCGCCCGGCCCTCGCCTCCAGCGTGGCGGGGCCGGGGAGGTGACACGGACTACTTGCGCTTGCCGGCCTTCGCCTTCTTCGCGGCGGGGGCCTTGGCCTTCTTCGCGGGGGCCTTCTTGCCCTTGGGCGCGGCGGACGTCTTCTCGGCGCTCCACACGCCGCTCATCCACGCCTCGATGTCCTTCACCGTGCGCGGGATGTTGCCGGACAGCACCTTGCAGCCGCGCGCGGTGACGACCAGGTCGTCCTCGATGCGCACGCCGATGCCGCGGTAGCGCGCGGGCACCGTGAGGTCGTCCTTCTGGAAGTACAGGCCCGGCTCCACCGTGAGCACCATGCCCGCCTGCAGCTTGCCGTACTTGTACGCCTCCTGCCGCGCCTGCGCGCAGTCATGCACGTCCAACCCCAGCATGTGGCTGACGTTGTGCAACGAGTAGCGCTTGTAGAACTGGTGCTCGTCCTTGAGCGCCTCGGCGGCGTCCTCGAGGATGCCCAGCTTCTCCAGGCCCTCGGCCAGCACCCGCATGGCGGCGCGGTTGGGCTCCATGAAGTCGTTGCCCGGCTTCACCGCCGCGAACGCGGCCTCCTGCGACGCGTACACCAGCTCGTAGATGGCCTTCTGCTCCGGCGAGAAGCGGCCCGTGATGGGCAGCGTCCGCGTGATGTCCGCCGTGTAGAGCGTGTGGCCCTCGACGCCCGCGTCCAGGAGCAGCAGGTCCCCGGGGACGAGCGGACCATCATTGCGGTTCCAGTGCAGCACGCACGCGTGCGAGCCGCTGGCGACGATGCTGTTGTAGCCCGTGTCGTTGCCCTCCACCCGCGCGCGCAGGTTGAAGATGCCCTCCACGTAGCGCTCCGTCTTCGCCACCTTCAGGCTGCGGATGACGTCCTCGAAGCCGCGCTGCGTGGCGTCGATGGAGATCTGCAGCTCGCGCAGCTCCTGCGCGTCCTTGATGAGCCGCATCTCCGACAGGAACGTGGCCAGCGCCTTGTCGCGCTCGCCGCCCTCGGCCACCTCGGCGTCCACCTTGGCCGAGTGTCCGCGCAACACGCGCGTGGTCTTCGCCGAGCCCTTCAGGCCCTTGAGGTACGCGTTCAGCGTGTCCAGTCCCCGCGCCTCGTCGACGTCATGGCGCGCGCGGCTCTCCGGTACGCCCAGGCGCGGGCCCACCCACAGCTCGCCCTTCACCCGGTCCGTGAAGAACGTCGCGTCCGAGCGGCCCGGGTTGGGCTCCACGAAGAGGAGGTCCGTGTGGCCGCCGCCGTCCTTCGGCTCCAGCACCAGCACGCAGTCCGCCTCCATGTTGCCGGTGAGGTAGTAGAAGTCCGTGCCCGGGCGGAAGCGGTAGTACGTGTCGTTCGCGCGCACCTTCTCGTGGCCGGTGGGGATGACAATCGTCTCGCCGGGGAAGGCCTGCGACAGCGCCTTGCGACGGGCCTTGAAGGCCTCCGCGTA
It contains:
- a CDS encoding ABC transporter permease subunit, translated to MSRIPARARFGLVLLVGLGVLSLVAGRLFPDVLANTCPLGVDPTRPDRTVCELAFGGLWVSLAVGLCAGGLSTLIGLVVAAVARLAGGAWEQALLRGVDAVFALPDVLVVMVLQLAGQSLADAGLGGGLGPFGLMVMSLALVGWAGPARMFRNRLATLEGQEYVAAARALGGGGTHVLRVHLWPALRPFALAVFLSRLPTAILTESTVSFFGIARMEPMSLGRYLGTSYAALIYEGGARVVLPAWALLVMLVLGASLASQALSAGPRKAS
- a CDS encoding BolA family protein, with the protein product MLDAEFVRSRILEALPGSEVEVHDTTGTGDHFEARVVSADFAGKMMVQQHQLVYAPLQQWLKSGELHALALKTYSPEQWKKLGNR
- the grxD gene encoding Grx4 family monothiol glutaredoxin; the protein is MNPDLKARFDSITQSHPIVLFMKGNALFPQCGFSARALQILQPHGEVFTVDVLADPEVRQGIKDYTNWPTIPQIFIKGQFVGGVDILTGLAESGELADLVAGKSPA
- a CDS encoding aminopeptidase P family protein — translated: MATSIPSSSVASDSTQPAVGEQQSLVTSEPQAPAAKPASHDSLPPQALLDFMLEKWKPASGKLPPKIKYAEAFKARRKALSQAFPGETIVIPTGHEKVRANDTYYRFRPGTDFYYLTGNMEADCVLVLEPKDGGGHTDLLFVEPNPGRSDATFFTDRVKGELWVGPRLGVPESRARHDVDEARGLDTLNAYLKGLKGSAKTTRVLRGHSAKVDAEVAEGGERDKALATFLSEMRLIKDAQELRELQISIDATQRGFEDVIRSLKVAKTERYVEGIFNLRARVEGNDTGYNSIVASGSHACVLHWNRNDGPLVPGDLLLLDAGVEGHTLYTADITRTLPITGRFSPEQKAIYELVYASQEAAFAAVKPGNDFMEPNRAAMRVLAEGLEKLGILEDAAEALKDEHQFYKRYSLHNVSHMLGLDVHDCAQARQEAYKYGKLQAGMVLTVEPGLYFQKDDLTVPARYRGIGVRIEDDLVVTARGCKVLSGNIPRTVKDIEAWMSGVWSAEKTSAAPKGKKAPAKKAKAPAAKKAKAGKRK
- a CDS encoding DUF2914 domain-containing protein, which codes for MVTATPPNTSQKNEETSEPSGAPAPEAVVPANVVVTEAAPGVVVPVAVDPDDLVDTAKTPTLMEKVQAFRTRHEKWEMAAFFFGGFLYDIISLSRIDDTLTLVQSFAYLLVLATLLLLEQRYPEGVEPPKLLEKVWRWREDAIHFFFGSLLSVFMLLLFKSTSGFTPYLFVIGMFALLVANELPLFRKMGPVVRVSLLSLCVTMYFACLLPVVIGRIGFWVFLLAMALGCASMYGLMRLMARWRPDMHYLVRNVAVPGFGVQVALLACYLVGIIPPIPLAVQYSGIFHDVKRVSPGVYQLTSVDDSVWFKPWTWFGPDFVIRPGDKPYYFFRIFAPKNFAPYKVRVRWFYDHPEKGWTTNGSGFVANVSSNGTDGGYRYYATTSNLKPGNWRVVLETEDGHEINRLSFTAGADTRTEPRELEVKYSTLKELLPLSTEEWEKTRKTPAAPAGGSVPGTAPAPADEVAPQVAPAPTP
- a CDS encoding response regulator, which gives rise to MSLPTTEELIPVLGPDAKERTERSDELKVEPVRSAVLVVEDDPSHREILVEMLAGWGYEPLPVGSAEEAEFAVRNKRMDAAIVDVFLPGRSGATLMSRLRERFPQAVLIGVSAMSDSAMARKCKGLGADLFIGKPLNPERLSEALQSKHTSWH
- a CDS encoding peptide ABC transporter substrate-binding protein; its protein translation is MPTTLDWSHSDPESWANYPVMLATQKGLTLLGADHSVRPGLAERWERARDEKGREVYVFHLRGDVRWSDGAPLVARDFVVGWRRALRGRERGEMADLEGASEVLALQDRMAPEADIRAALEHVGVEAVDTRTLRVTLAHPRSYFLARIANVYIFYPAPSADLEGRSDEEVRDYFDRPRDGRPLALGPYRVESWDRAGERVRLVYNPRSAFPPPMAPGEVPVPVITLMKSEIGPALYERDRVDFVFVDSAAALRVKRPEDLQREPLLSTYYLAFNTERAPLDRPEVRRALSRALDREALMAGLLPAARPSHVLLPPELPGAASAEEALRLPHYEPERAKADLASVVGMERPLRLVYRSGDNFVPEVAIAERVAAQLARVGVKVELEARSDFTAEISRRTAQGPRAYDLYLRRLGGDYAHPNTFFTLFERSGNHQTGWETQGGGEPMARFERLLEAGDGEADEARARTMYVQAQEVLVGEQAVIAPLYHPDRYFRARDTLRGLDVDPFNFLALRTLRRAAPPVAPTEVAR
- a CDS encoding winged helix DNA-binding domain-containing protein, which codes for MLASVLTTRELNRALLARQFLLRRTRESVLHVLEHLVGLQAQAGNAPYLGLWTRMEDFQLADLTRRYEQREVVRATLLRSTQHLVTARDYQSLRPALQPVLDRMFSHSAYPRELAGLDMDALLAEGRQLLSREPLSSVELGRRLQARWPERDAQSLAFVVRVAESLVTVPPFGTWGVGGEVEFTPSESWLGAPLQPALALESLVRRYLGAFGPASVKDMQHWSGFVRLGEVFERMRAELRVFRDEQGVELFDLPDAPRPDGDTPVPVRFVPEFDNLLLSHSDRARIISEPHRKRVFTVNGIIRPTVLMDGFVRGMWKLKWEKTRVTLHVSPFARLSGGDREALTQEGLRLLAFAAADASTHDVRFAPVS
- a CDS encoding YqgE/AlgH family protein, giving the protein MKNLAPGFLLAMPQLGDPNFYRSVVLMIEHGESGSMGLVVNRGAPLTLGELARGQKLDIHADRSSHPVYLGGPVEPQRGFVLHDDGGVLEKHSVLPGLFLSVTLDALGPLLERSAPRLRFCLGYAGWGPKQLESEIAAGSWLFTEASSEAVLGLEPGKLWETTLRGMGVDPAMLVMGRGMN
- a CDS encoding ABC transporter permease subunit, which translates into the protein MMAVVQKLARQLVLVPVVAVASYFLMAMLPLTTESDAKRQASPELMASYRRDLGLGEPLGFLRPWEKLWRGERLGTSAQGITGDELARKLSGSVGVGLLALPLALTWALGFALVRTRWRRGRWSALGDVVPALAFGTPVFIPALLLAPAVVERGHMLPELCAALVTSIWPGIFLGTLVGDSLETELSRDYVRTALGKGLSQGTVLRRHVLPNVLPALLDAVGPVATALLAGSFAAERVLGLPYFGQLYVLAVLNKQVAVVVVATTTFASLLVVVSLAVEVARYVVDPRSREARA